Sequence from the Sulfurimonas hongkongensis genome:
AAAGTTATTTCTTTTTGTGCTTCCTGAAATTCTGTTTTATACACTTCCTATAACATTTTTCACAGCAGCCACGCTTACACTTTTTAGACTCTCAACTGACAATGAAATGGTAGTGTTATTCTCTCTTGGTATCCATCCAAAATTTATATTAAAGATACTTTTAAAACCTGCCATTACCCTAAGTCTTTTGCTGGCTTTTAACTTTCTTGTACTTATTCCTCATGCAAAGACGCTCTCAAGCAACTTTATCTCTTATAAAAAAAGTGAAGCAAAGTTTAACCTAAGTGCATCAGAATTTGGTCATAGTTTTGGTAGTTGGCTTTTGTATATTGGTGCAGATAATCAAGATGAAACTTACTCGGATGTTATCCTTTTTAACAAAAATATAGAAGAAGAGATCATCATTAGTGCCAATCGAGCCGAAATCATCAACAATGCTGGGATACTTAGGCTAAAACTTATAGATGGAGAGGGTTATAGTTACTCTAAAGAAAAGTTTTCACAAATTAGTTTTGACACTATGTTTATAAATGATACTATGACTACAGACCTATCAGTTTATAAAACACCACTGGAGTACTGGCTCTCAGATGAGAGAAAAGATAAAAAAAAGCATAAGATGATAACCAATACTCTTTTGAGTATCTTTCCTATTCTTAGTCTATATTTAGTTGCTAGCATCGGTATAGCCCATGTAAGGCATCAAAAAGCTAGACTATATCTATATCTTTTTATAGATATTGTTATCTACTACGGAACTACTCTATGGCTTCAAAAAGCACTTGGCTACTATACTATCCCAGCAGTTTCTCTAACTTGGCTTATAGTGACTTATGCCATCTATAAAAAGACCATTTTAGCTAGGTTTTAACTTATATATGCGATGCGCTATAACTCTCTCTTACAATGGAACTCATTTTCTAGGTTCACAAGTACAAAAAAGTTCCACAAATACTATAGTAGGAACCCTAGAAGCAGCTCTTTTAAAACTAGGGATTGACTCTAAGATTGTTGCATCTGGTAGAACTGACAAAGGAGTTCACGCATCTGCTCAGGTTTGTCATCTTGATTTACCACAATTTTGGAATGACTTAGAAAAACTAAAAAGAGTTTTAAACTCCATGCTCCCTCCTAGCATCTTAATCAAAAGCGTAAAAAAAGTAGATGATTCTTTTCATGCAAGATATAGCGCTAAAAAAAGAGTCTATAGATATATGATAAAAGTAGCTAAGAGAAACCCATTTGAAGATGATTTTGTAACTTTTGTTGACTCACTAGATTTTAAAAAGATAGAGAAAAATATAAAGCTTTATAAGGGAAGACATAACTTTGCTAACTTTATGAAGGTGGGAAGTGATACAAAGAGTAGCATCCGAGAAGTTTACAAAGCCTTTGCCTATAGACACAAAGGCTTTATAGTTTTGCACTTTGAAGCAAATGGATACTTAAGAAGTCAAATCCGTTTTATGGTAGCTGGACTTTTAAATCTAGATAAAAATGAGATCAAAGAGTCTCTAGCTTGTAAAAAGAAGTACAAACTAAAGCCAGCGCCTAGCAATGGACTTTACTTAGCAAAAGTTAAATATTAAAGCCACTCTTTTTTAAGCTTTAAACTATCTTTTAAATAAAATAGACATTTTAAACAAAACTAAGTACAATTTCGACAACTATAAGGATTAAGATAGATGCAAATATTTGGAAAGTACTCAACAAACTTTGATATGGACTACTTAGTAGAACAATATATTTATTTTAATGAGAGTGATGAAGATGAAATCACTACCGATGAGCTTGAAATTCTACTCAAAAAAAAGAGAAAAAATGTAGCTGGGACTATCATACTTTACAACCCTGAAACAAGCCCAGTAGGCTTTAAACTTAGTAGATTTTTAAAAGAAGATGGCTTTGATGGGTATGATAAATTTGTTACACTTAATGAATACCCTAT
This genomic interval carries:
- the truA gene encoding tRNA pseudouridine(38-40) synthase TruA → MRCAITLSYNGTHFLGSQVQKSSTNTIVGTLEAALLKLGIDSKIVASGRTDKGVHASAQVCHLDLPQFWNDLEKLKRVLNSMLPPSILIKSVKKVDDSFHARYSAKKRVYRYMIKVAKRNPFEDDFVTFVDSLDFKKIEKNIKLYKGRHNFANFMKVGSDTKSSIREVYKAFAYRHKGFIVLHFEANGYLRSQIRFMVAGLLNLDKNEIKESLACKKKYKLKPAPSNGLYLAKVKY
- a CDS encoding LptF/LptG family permease: MHKLKNYINDNFYILFLSMFIPLFAIATVVFMIKLATYTAVIQLNILDMTKLFLFVLPEILFYTLPITFFTAATLTLFRLSTDNEMVVLFSLGIHPKFILKILLKPAITLSLLLAFNFLVLIPHAKTLSSNFISYKKSEAKFNLSASEFGHSFGSWLLYIGADNQDETYSDVILFNKNIEEEIIISANRAEIINNAGILRLKLIDGEGYSYSKEKFSQISFDTMFINDTMTTDLSVYKTPLEYWLSDERKDKKKHKMITNTLLSIFPILSLYLVASIGIAHVRHQKARLYLYLFIDIVIYYGTTLWLQKALGYYTIPAVSLTWLIVTYAIYKKTILARF